One bacterium DNA segment encodes these proteins:
- a CDS encoding ribokinase, producing MNSKVCVVGSFVQDLAFRTNEFPKAGETVIGEFFSGPGGKGSNQAVASHRQEVPTLFVGCIGEDLFGRGYRAWCEEQGLSVLLEVSPQKTSGAASIVVNEEAENSIVVALGANLDLSPDFVLSALQQQEQIEVLIFQLESNPIATTRGLQYGKENNLLTILNTAPMSSSITQEQLELADYITPNESECVALLKHFCNREYDETFHRLSDDSIREMFVELPVNGLLLTLGAEGSLLYQKEEPPRKVHNIKQGQILRTPSITVTPTDTTGAGDAFNGGLAAGIVRYEGDLPRAIQFATTVAGLSTERDGTAPAMPSLDEVLNRQES from the coding sequence ATGAACTCAAAAGTATGTGTTGTTGGCAGTTTTGTTCAAGATCTTGCTTTTCGAACGAATGAGTTCCCAAAGGCTGGAGAGACCGTAATTGGTGAATTCTTTTCTGGCCCAGGCGGAAAAGGCTCAAATCAGGCGGTAGCATCGCATCGGCAGGAAGTGCCAACGCTTTTTGTGGGTTGTATCGGAGAGGATCTCTTTGGGAGAGGATATCGTGCGTGGTGTGAAGAGCAGGGTCTGTCAGTGTTGCTGGAAGTATCACCTCAAAAGACGTCAGGGGCAGCATCGATTGTTGTAAATGAAGAGGCTGAGAATAGTATTGTAGTAGCCCTTGGAGCGAATCTGGATTTGTCACCAGATTTCGTACTTTCGGCGTTGCAGCAACAAGAGCAAATTGAAGTGCTGATTTTTCAACTGGAGAGCAATCCAATAGCGACTACTCGTGGACTTCAATATGGAAAAGAGAATAATCTCCTGACAATTTTGAACACCGCACCGATGAGTTCCTCAATCACCCAAGAGCAGTTAGAGCTTGCAGATTATATCACTCCGAATGAATCTGAGTGCGTTGCATTACTAAAACACTTCTGTAACCGGGAATATGACGAGACATTTCATAGGTTATCCGATGACTCGATAAGAGAAATGTTCGTAGAACTTCCAGTGAATGGACTCTTGCTGACTCTAGGGGCAGAGGGGTCACTTCTGTATCAAAAAGAAGAGCCACCGCGGAAAGTACATAATATTAAACAAGGTCAGATTTTGAGGACCCCCTCAATTACTGTTACGCCTACTGATACAACTGGAGCCGGGGATGCGTTTAACGGTGGACTTGCGGCTGGAATAGTTCGTTACGAGGGAGATCTGCCAAGAGCAATTCAGTTTGCAACTACCGTTGCAGGGCTTTCTACAGAGCGTGATGGAACTGCTCCAGCTATGCCTTCTCTTGATGAGGTATTAAATAGGCAAGAGTCGTAG
- a CDS encoding sigma-70 family RNA polymerase sigma factor — MNANQNELKRQAPRSALSLSEADLPSLDVVGLYLNSLNSHPGLKPEMQVQLALQLKETRQELQREVFQYPLAARELIGSLQNILDNKAPIFDVVDDERILKLGAQEKLRKTLPGLIESLHATVKTLEGLHRNEVSDQADSIATSKTQNQLVKQCHSYSWKDSLIDDLAYVVCDALYSVHTKDAEQTIEQQRMLTTTKEASLGKLNTLFSVFERHRSLKAEFAETNLKLVIAVAKKYQGLGLELEDLIQEGNVGLLRACEKFRPEEGCRFSTYAIHWINVRIMRGLMVNRKLVHIPIEHQRLMRSIAETIDSFVKEGLQPYGDLVAERLGVSQQLIKNLSPYLSKPRSLDIPNQDENTSWLINSVTYTPAASIPLPLLREELQERVSKAFHDTLNHVQREILKFRFGLEGYPALSRKEIGQRVGEIRENGKAISGERVRQIEVAALKKLRKKHENFDLKLFLEESLGI, encoded by the coding sequence ATGAACGCCAATCAAAACGAATTAAAACGTCAAGCGCCCCGTTCTGCTCTTTCTTTAAGCGAAGCAGATCTCCCGTCCCTTGATGTGGTGGGTCTATATCTCAACTCTCTTAATTCTCATCCGGGATTAAAACCTGAAATGCAGGTACAGCTTGCATTACAGCTGAAAGAAACTCGCCAAGAGCTTCAACGAGAGGTCTTCCAATATCCGCTGGCAGCAAGAGAGCTCATAGGGAGCTTGCAGAATATACTGGATAACAAGGCTCCGATTTTTGATGTAGTTGATGATGAGAGAATCCTGAAGTTAGGCGCTCAAGAAAAGCTCCGTAAGACTCTTCCAGGGCTTATAGAATCTCTTCATGCTACGGTTAAAACTCTGGAAGGCTTGCATCGAAATGAAGTCTCAGACCAGGCTGATTCTATCGCTACCAGTAAGACACAGAATCAACTCGTCAAACAGTGTCACTCTTATTCATGGAAAGATTCGCTCATCGATGATCTTGCTTATGTAGTTTGTGACGCGCTCTATTCTGTCCACACAAAGGATGCCGAACAGACCATTGAACAACAACGAATGCTCACTACAACAAAAGAAGCTTCGCTTGGAAAACTCAATACGCTCTTTTCGGTATTTGAGAGACATCGTTCACTCAAGGCAGAGTTTGCTGAGACAAATCTGAAACTAGTCATTGCAGTTGCAAAAAAATATCAAGGATTAGGACTCGAGCTTGAAGATTTAATCCAAGAGGGCAATGTAGGACTACTACGTGCATGTGAGAAATTTCGACCAGAAGAAGGATGTCGCTTCAGCACGTACGCTATCCATTGGATCAATGTACGGATTATGAGAGGCTTAATGGTCAATCGGAAGCTAGTACATATTCCAATCGAACATCAACGGTTAATGCGCTCAATTGCAGAGACAATAGACAGCTTCGTAAAAGAGGGCCTTCAGCCTTATGGCGATTTGGTAGCAGAACGGCTAGGAGTGAGTCAGCAACTCATCAAGAACTTGTCCCCTTATCTCTCAAAACCGAGGAGCCTTGATATTCCGAATCAGGATGAGAATACATCGTGGCTCATTAATTCGGTTACTTATACACCGGCTGCATCTATCCCTCTTCCTTTGCTTCGAGAGGAACTCCAAGAGAGAGTTTCTAAGGCGTTTCATGATACTCTTAATCATGTACAACGTGAGATCCTAAAATTTCGATTTGGCTTAGAGGGATATCCAGCACTCTCGCGAAAGGAAATTGGTCAGCGAGTCGGGGAAATTAGGGAGAATGGGAAAGCAATCAGTGGTGAGCGAGTCCGCCAAATTGAAGTTGCAGCCCTGAAAAAACTTCGAAAAAAACACGAAAATTTTGATCTCAAGTTATTTTTGGAAGAATCATTAGGAATCTGA
- a CDS encoding alkene reductase, whose product MSNTTHPILTPYTLHDLSLKNRVVMAPLTRSRAGETRIPNELMGEYYAQRASAGLIIAEATVISEQGIGWPNSPGIYTEQQVEGWKNVTASLKKTGTPFFLQLWHCGRSSHTDFHPSTGLPVSASEIKLEGKSVQTPLGKKSYETPRALTTDEVKAVVNDYKNAALAAKEAGFDGVEIHSANGYLLDQFLQSKTNKREDEYGGSIEKRAQFLKEVVQAIQTVLPSNRIGVRLSPNGVFNDMGSSDYREQFLYTASMLSALNIGYLHVIDGLAFGFHELGAPMTLKDFRDVFSGPIIGNCGYSLETANERIIEGSADMIAFGRPFISNPDLVDRFKNSLPLTAEAPQSVWYDCSLGGEGYTSFPPAA is encoded by the coding sequence ATGTCCAATACAACCCACCCTATCCTCACACCCTACACCCTACACGACCTCTCTTTAAAAAACCGTGTGGTCATGGCACCTCTCACCCGAAGTCGCGCTGGTGAAACTCGAATTCCAAATGAGCTCATGGGTGAATACTACGCGCAAAGAGCCTCAGCAGGTCTTATCATCGCTGAAGCTACCGTAATCTCGGAACAAGGTATCGGATGGCCAAACAGCCCAGGAATATACACAGAGCAACAAGTCGAAGGCTGGAAAAACGTTACCGCCTCACTTAAAAAAACTGGAACACCTTTCTTCTTACAACTCTGGCACTGTGGCAGGTCATCCCATACAGATTTTCATCCCTCAACTGGTCTGCCCGTAAGTGCTTCCGAAATAAAGCTAGAAGGGAAATCAGTCCAAACTCCACTTGGCAAAAAGTCTTATGAGACTCCACGAGCACTCACAACAGATGAGGTAAAAGCAGTAGTCAACGATTATAAAAATGCGGCCCTCGCCGCAAAAGAAGCTGGCTTCGATGGAGTAGAAATACATAGTGCGAATGGATATCTCCTCGATCAGTTCCTCCAGTCAAAAACCAATAAAAGAGAAGATGAATACGGAGGGAGTATTGAAAAACGAGCTCAATTTCTAAAAGAAGTGGTACAAGCAATTCAAACAGTCCTTCCCTCAAATAGAATCGGTGTCCGACTCTCTCCAAATGGGGTGTTTAACGATATGGGATCCTCTGACTACCGAGAACAGTTCCTCTATACAGCCTCTATGCTCAGTGCCCTCAATATTGGGTACCTGCATGTCATAGACGGGCTCGCTTTCGGATTTCATGAGCTCGGTGCGCCAATGACTCTCAAAGATTTCCGTGACGTATTCTCTGGACCGATCATCGGAAATTGTGGATATAGCCTCGAGACCGCAAACGAAAGAATTATCGAAGGATCAGCTGATATGATCGCTTTTGGGCGGCCGTTTATCAGCAATCCCGATCTGGTTGACCGCTTTAAAAACTCTCTGCCCCTAACAGCAGAGGCCCCTCAATCTGTTTGGTATGACTGCTCCCTTGGTGGTGAAGGATATACCTCATTTCCTCCAGCAGCATAG
- a CDS encoding leucine--tRNA ligase has product MSTEYSHQTIEPKWQQYWQKNKTFRQKPHPSRKKFYCLDMFPYPSGSGLHIGHPLGYTATDIYSRFKRMNGYDVLHPMGYDAFGLPAEQHAVATGEHPGKITTINCETFTKQMKRIGFSYDWDREIHTCVPDYYRWTQWIFLKLYNSWFDPESKKARPIEELPIPTDIANEGDKAICDYQASYRLAYIDEAMVNWCPALGTVLANEEVIDGRSERGGHEVVRKPMRQWMLRITAYADRLVDELETLNWPESIKDQQRNWIGKKHGAEIQFAVENSKESLTAFTTRPDTLFGVTFFVIAPEHPLINELTTAEQQETVKNYIDNAAKMSEFDRTLDNRSKTGVPTGSYVINPINEERVPLYVGDYVLASYGTGAVMGVPAHDERDFEFAKKFDLPIRPVITPSQSDPETIQKSDSGEIAWTKEGTMLPCDSPVAKELQLEGSSNTDAMSRITKWLTEKELGKHVINYKLRDWLFSRQRYWGEPIPVVHWEDGTITALQESELPLVLPSVEDYKPSDGGESPLAKAADWLTVTDPKTGMNGRRETNTMPQWAGSCWYYLRFIDPDNAEAPWAPELEKEWMNVDLYVGGAEHAVLHLLYARFWHKVLYDLGFVSTVEPFQKLFNQGMIQAHAYKDSRGALVPVDQVEDDAQGHPIKKDSGEQLERIIAKMSKSLRNVVNPDEIIEEYGADTLRMYLMFMGPLDQSKVWDSQAITGTARFLRRAWSFVTGSSEEPLRPFVTNEEESEDVKKSLHRCIKKVGEDAEELRFNTAISALMECLNELISSQVSKETAENFLKLLAPFAPHVSEELWERLGHTSSIAYADWPQYDEKYLQENKVTVVIQVNGKKRGLIDVPLDTGDETLKQLSMEAMSNTQHPLSAEDKFIFVRNKNDQSPKLVNVIQR; this is encoded by the coding sequence ATGAGCACCGAATACAGCCACCAGACCATAGAGCCCAAATGGCAGCAATACTGGCAGAAAAATAAGACTTTTCGACAAAAGCCACATCCAAGCCGAAAGAAATTTTACTGCCTTGATATGTTTCCCTATCCCTCAGGTTCAGGGCTCCATATTGGTCACCCCCTCGGGTACACCGCTACTGATATATATAGCCGCTTTAAAAGAATGAATGGTTATGACGTGCTCCATCCAATGGGGTATGACGCATTTGGACTACCCGCTGAACAACACGCAGTAGCTACTGGTGAACACCCTGGCAAAATTACCACAATCAACTGTGAAACGTTCACGAAGCAGATGAAACGAATCGGCTTCTCATACGATTGGGATAGAGAAATTCATACGTGCGTCCCAGATTACTATCGATGGACCCAGTGGATTTTCCTAAAGCTCTATAATTCGTGGTTCGATCCAGAGAGCAAAAAAGCTCGCCCAATTGAAGAACTTCCAATCCCCACAGATATCGCTAATGAGGGAGATAAAGCTATATGTGACTATCAGGCGAGTTATCGCCTCGCATATATCGATGAAGCAATGGTGAACTGGTGTCCAGCGCTCGGAACCGTACTTGCGAATGAAGAAGTTATAGACGGACGCTCTGAGCGAGGAGGCCATGAGGTTGTTCGAAAGCCGATGCGCCAATGGATGCTTCGTATTACCGCCTATGCAGACCGACTCGTTGATGAGCTCGAAACACTTAACTGGCCCGAAAGCATCAAAGATCAACAACGAAACTGGATCGGGAAAAAACATGGGGCAGAGATTCAATTTGCTGTTGAGAATTCTAAAGAGTCACTTACCGCATTTACGACCAGACCCGATACTCTCTTCGGCGTTACCTTTTTTGTGATTGCTCCTGAACATCCGCTCATCAACGAGCTTACCACTGCCGAGCAACAAGAAACGGTAAAGAACTATATAGACAATGCCGCAAAGATGAGCGAATTCGATCGAACTCTTGATAACCGCTCAAAAACAGGTGTTCCGACAGGAAGCTACGTAATAAATCCTATCAATGAAGAACGGGTTCCGCTCTATGTGGGCGACTATGTGCTCGCTTCTTACGGGACTGGTGCTGTTATGGGCGTTCCTGCTCATGATGAAAGAGATTTCGAATTCGCTAAAAAATTCGACCTTCCCATTCGTCCTGTTATTACTCCATCTCAGAGTGATCCTGAAACAATACAGAAGAGTGATTCTGGAGAAATTGCTTGGACAAAAGAAGGCACAATGTTGCCATGCGACTCCCCTGTTGCCAAAGAACTCCAATTAGAAGGAAGTTCTAATACCGACGCGATGAGTCGTATTACGAAATGGCTTACTGAAAAAGAACTCGGCAAGCATGTTATAAACTATAAGCTCCGCGACTGGCTATTTTCTCGCCAACGTTACTGGGGAGAACCCATCCCAGTGGTGCATTGGGAAGATGGAACGATTACAGCCCTTCAAGAGAGTGAGCTTCCCCTCGTATTACCTTCTGTTGAAGATTATAAGCCATCTGATGGAGGAGAATCACCCCTCGCAAAAGCCGCTGATTGGTTAACCGTGACTGATCCAAAGACTGGTATGAACGGTCGCAGAGAGACGAATACCATGCCGCAGTGGGCTGGTTCGTGTTGGTACTATCTCCGTTTTATCGATCCTGATAACGCTGAAGCCCCGTGGGCTCCAGAACTTGAAAAAGAGTGGATGAATGTCGATCTGTATGTTGGTGGTGCCGAACATGCGGTGCTTCACCTCCTGTATGCGAGGTTCTGGCATAAAGTCTTGTACGACCTTGGGTTCGTTTCTACGGTGGAACCTTTCCAAAAACTCTTTAACCAGGGAATGATTCAGGCTCATGCCTATAAAGATTCGCGGGGAGCACTTGTCCCCGTCGATCAAGTCGAAGATGATGCTCAAGGACATCCAATAAAGAAAGATTCAGGGGAACAGCTAGAGAGAATCATAGCAAAAATGTCGAAGTCTCTCCGGAATGTGGTTAATCCTGATGAAATCATTGAAGAGTATGGCGCAGATACTCTCCGCATGTATCTCATGTTCATGGGACCACTTGATCAATCAAAGGTCTGGGATTCTCAAGCAATTACAGGCACTGCGCGCTTCTTAAGACGTGCTTGGTCGTTCGTTACAGGAAGTAGTGAAGAACCGCTTCGTCCCTTTGTAACCAACGAGGAAGAGTCGGAAGACGTCAAAAAATCGCTGCATCGCTGCATTAAAAAAGTTGGAGAAGACGCTGAAGAGCTTCGTTTCAACACTGCAATATCAGCACTGATGGAATGTCTAAACGAGCTCATAAGCTCTCAAGTAAGTAAAGAAACGGCGGAAAACTTTCTAAAACTCCTAGCACCCTTTGCTCCACACGTTAGTGAGGAACTCTGGGAGCGGCTTGGGCATACCTCATCGATCGCTTATGCGGACTGGCCTCAATACGACGAAAAATACCTTCAGGAAAATAAGGTTACGGTGGTTATTCAGGTAAATGGGAAAAAACGAGGACTGATAGACGTTCCCCTTGATACTGGTGATGAGACACTAAAACAACTTTCGATGGAAGCCATGAGCAACACCCAGCATCCGTTGAGTGCGGAAGATAAGTTTATTTTTGTGCGGAATAAAAATGACCAATCCCCAAAGCTCGTAAACGTCATTCAGCGATAG